The genomic interval GTTTCAGATGTGTCAGTCTCATACTGGTAGAAGTTAACTTACAGTTTCATCTTAGCCCCTAGAGAAGAGCTACTTAGCTTTCTCTATCTTATTAAGACTTTTGCTCACAACTCAAGAGAAAGAGGATGTCTGAAATTTTAGGCAAGTGGAGCTACTTCCCAGTCTTATCTTTCTGCCTCTTCCCTTATTCTTCTGCATCAGGATGAACATGGCTTCATTTCTCGGGAATTCCAGAGAAAATACCGTATCCCAACTGACGTGGACCCTCTCACCATTACTTCATCCCTGTCATCTGATGGTGTCCTCACTGTGAATGGACCAAGGAAACAGGCCTCTGGCCCCGAgcgcaccattcccatcacccgtGAAGAGAAGCCTGCTGTCACTGCAGCCCCCAAGAAGTAGACGCCCTTTCTctaattgcattttttaaaacaagaaagtCTTCCCATTGGTGAATGGAGATCTTGTGACTAGTGCTGAAGCTTATTAATGCTAAGGGCAGGCCCAAATTATTAAGCTAATAAAATATCATTCAGCAATATACAACTGTCTTGCGTTTGAATATTTTGCGTGTTAGCAAGTAAATATACGGGGTTAGAAAGATTGGTTACATGTATAGTGTGCTTGCTCTGTCATGGGCACAACCTAGGTTCGAGACtggccccccaccacactgaaggaagctttggtgctatggtatctttttctctgtctctgtctttctatctgaaaaagttggcataGAGTGGTGACGCCccagtttatttacttatcagaagtaaataaatatgcagaTCCACTTAATTATGTTGATTTAGGGGGGCCCTAGAGGTAATGGGGACAGAATGACTGTCTCCACCACTTACTAGTTTTATAAATTTAGCAAGTCGCTTAACCTTTCTAGTCATCTATTTATAACATGGGGGTACAGATTTGTACACTTGGTATAAGGatcaaattaagaagaaaaataggcaATGCCCTTGGCAAAGTTCAAAGactgttcctttttttcccttcttgatTCTGACCATCAGTTGCAACAACAAATCTAAATGAACTCTGGATGGCCAAGTACATCTCTAAAATTTGTTTATGTCACCAAGGAGATAGTGCCCTAGGTTCCATCCCTGATTCCACAAATTGCAcagcagagtggtgttctggtctaaCTCACTCtcttgtaaaataaatctttaaaaaaatgtaatgctTTATTATGATGACTACGAGCCTATATCTAGGAAACATCTAAACAAATGTAGCTCAAGACACATTGGATTTTGTAGTTCTGCTGCTGATTGTAAAGGCAAGGAAAGAGAGTGGTTGCAGATTTGAGTGAGATAAGTCTTTTGAATGTCTTCTTCTAATGTAGAAGAGTAGATTCAGTTAAAAATGACAGTACATCTTGGTTGAAACAAAGTTAAAGGGGAAGAgaatattttctgtattttatttatttagagagtgaAACTCTGTCACACTTAGTCCAATTCTCAGTTGTGCTTGCAGTGTTTGTTTCCTCCTAGTGGAACTTGAGTTTCACCCCCACTGGAAAAATGAGCTTCTTATTCTTTTGTAAGAGTCCTAACCCTGAAATTGTCAGTTATTaggattacacacacacagagattgaGGCTCAGTTTGAGGTTTTGAATAGTTACTCATATACGTTGACTTTCCTGTGCACTTGTATTGAGGAGAATCAAGTTCAGGTTGATGTCCTGGGAACCAGTGAGGTTCCCGCTTAAATCCTaaagggcaagaaaagagagaaagacagtggaGTTAGTTAACAACCAAGAGTTTTAGTTTAtgatctcatttttatttatgaaagaataGACAAGATCTATCAaaatagaggaaagagaaatcaCTCATTCATTCCCTTATTTACTCATCCAGTTCACTTTTATATGAGCTCTTTCACTGTTCTAGGCATTGAGTTACATCCTGAGGCTCTAAGAATGAAGAATAGTCTACCTACTCTGAGTTGGAACTGGCAGTTTGCTGTTGTAGCTTGCATCATATGTTGTTTCAAAGTAGTGTCCAAACTGGAAGTAAAAAGTAACGTattagggctggggaggtagcacagtgttaTGCACAAAGACATCTATGCCTaaattcaatacccagcaccaccacaggccagagctgagctgagcagtgctctggtaggaattaaaaaaacacacaggTGACTGTATCTAATATTGGGACATAATGACATGGATTCTAACAGGATTCTAATCCTGTCTTATTTTAGATTGACTGGGGGTCTGTATGTCATTAGTCTACATCCTACCGATTGTAGTGTCTTTTACATATTTGTTTGTCTAGAAGAAATTTAAGGGCACGAttctgataaacaacaagggcaaagagacacctcactGGTGGTGGTGTCTTATTATCAGTCAGGGGCAGAGCAGATAGTCCTTTGTTCATCCTAGCTTGATGCCTGGATCAGTGGCCAGAGCTGTTTCATGCCTAGGGCAcataagttaataataataaaaaaacaacaacaagactaTGTAGGTCCGGACCAGAGGAGAAGCTAGTCTGAGTCAGAAGACATTTTGCTTATTTAAatcatgtatgtatttatttatgagagggagaaggggagagagaactagagcatcaatcTGGTACAAGCAATGCTGGGCATCAACCTCATGACTTTACCTCAACCTCATGTGAGTctaaatgctttatctactgcatcacttcctgggcaacattaaaaacaacaacaacaacaacaacaacaacaacagagcactgctcagctctggcatgtggtggtgtgggggattgatcctaggactttggagcctcaggcacaagagtctttttgcataactattatgctatctgctcccATCCTTGGgcaacatatatttttaagaaaatgccCCACTAGGGACCCATGGctgaaaatccactgctcccagtatacttccctccctttttaattttagacagaaagggagagaaagatagaagagttTCCCTCTGTGCTATGTGTACAGCGCTCCCATATGgtattggggacttgaactttttaccctcacatatggtaaagtgtgtgccctACAGAGTGAATCATCTCCTGTCccctatatatttaaattttttattagttatttaataattatctaaggtaacaggggtataattccacgcagttctcaacatcagagttctatgtcttatcccctttattggaagtttccctattcttctctttctctgggagtatgagccaatttttttttaaaatattttatttaatttatttattcccttttgttgcccttgttgttttattgttgtagttattattgttgtcgtcgttgttggataggacagagagaaacggagagaggaggggaagacagagagggggagagaaagatagacacctgcagacctgcttcaccgcctgtgaagcgactcccctgcaggtggggagccggggtttgaaccgagatccttatgccggtccttgtgctttgcgccacctgcgtttaacccgctgcgctacagcccgactcccgccaatttttttttttttatgcctccagagttatcgatggggctcggtacctgcactatgaatacagggctcctagaggccattttttccattttgttgcccttgttgctgttgctattattgttattgttgttgctgttgttggacaagacggagaaaccgagagaggaggggaagacagaggggggaaagagacagacacctccatacctgcttcaccgattgcaatgcgacccccccccccccgtaggtggggagctgggggctcgaaccaggatccgtaggctggtcctcatgcttagtgtcatgtgtgcttaaaggcatgtgcgtttaacccactgcactaccgcccggccccttgagccaaaattctttatggggtgcagaagcctCTTTAGAGGAATGAATCCAAACAGAAACAAGCAGAAAGTAGTACTATCCATCTGTTTGATAATATAATAAAGCATAACATTTAACTTGATAATAAAGTGGGATGGATCTAAGTGTTCCAGCTGAGGATTATTACTGTCCTTCCCCAGCAAGGAATCCAGGGAAATGAATCCAAAGAATTCTCACAATTGGAAGTTTTTCAGATTTCTGTGTTTCAAATGGCCACCACTGGTATTTCTTTTGCCATTAGAAGAAAACAAAGATGAGGAAGCTAGATTACCTGGGAAGGCAAGGGATTGGGCTGCACAATATTCTTTAGATCATATCTCTCCTGGTTCCAATTGCCCACGAGGGTGCGGTCTGAATAGGCATTCTCATTAGTGTTGCATCTCCATCCATACTGAAAAAACTTGGACATATTATTCCAGTCTGTCCACACTTCAGCATGACCATCTGCATTAATGAGGCTGCCATAGTGAGGGTTTACAAGATAGCAGGCAAGAGACTGTCTCTGGGGAAAAATCAAGAAAGTTTGCTACACAAATTGTAAAGCAGAAAAGGCATCTCTCCCTTGCCCTTGGCCAAACTTAAGCACACCTAACTAAAGATGGAGATTTTTTTCCCAATTTAATTGTTgtggttctggttctttctctccaggtCCAAAAACCTTTTGGATTTTCTTCTCAGGCAATAAGTGGAGGATGATCATATAGATTAAGTAACCCCTCTTCTAAAAGACAGAAAAACTCTCAGTATTCCCAATACAATGTGGAAAAACCTAACTAGATATTCAGGTAATTttgagaagcttttcaatttggggGCAGAAGACAAGTCTTGACCCTTGACATAGGAGCAAGAGAATACCTTCAGTGCAGAAGAGTAAACTGATCCTGAGATATGCGCCTTGTCTGAAGTTTTAGCAGAGTGACAGAAAATCTTGTTCGGCAATTCCATGTTCTTTAAAGGAAGACACGTAGCCAAACCTAATGTCCCCAGTTATCAAGGCAAAGAAATAATATAGATGACCTAGATCACCATGGAGAAGTGAACATGATTTAGTAGTCATCACCCAACCACCTTCCCACAGGTGAGACAAAGCCAATGCTATAGCTTGAAAGGTAACTGCCTCACACCATGTGTCTTTGTGAAGATAGAGGCATACACTGATGTCAACAAAATGCATGATGACTCAAGAGTTGCAGACCCTAGAAAGTTCAACCGGGATACTAGTGAGACTGCAGACCAAGGTGAGGCATTTTCTATGATGGCTGCAAGGATAAGTATCACTACTTACTCAGTTGTCGAAGGCTAAACCTTTGGGATTCCCTTTAACCTCCTTACATCTATTCAGCCACTAAATCTAcctgagtgtgtatatgtgtgtaagaGGTATATTCTTCCATTTTCTGTGatgctgagggcttgaatcccagACTTCATGGATACAAGGCATGACTTACcactgaactctctctctctgggctctcttgttgatttttttttccaatcagtTTACTATCCTGCATTCCTACTGACAAATTCTAATTCAGATCACTTTCAGCCTTGTCTCCATGACTGCAGTACCCTCCCATCAGATCTCCTGGTCATCAGCCTTGTTCTCCAATCATTTCCATATAGGAAAGAGCTTGACGGCTGCAAATAAAAATCTAAGTGTCCTTCTtgatatttaaaacttttttaaaagattttatttatttattaatgagaaagataggaggagagagaaagaaccagacatcactctggtacatgtgcttctggggatcgaactcaggacctcatacttgaaagtccaaagccttatcactgtgccacctcccggaccactatttaaaaaattttaaaagagtctGGTCAGTGCTTTCAGAATAAGGCTCATACTGTTAAAATGACTTGTAGTTACCCTTTATACAAGTCCCCTGCTTACTTTTTTCAATGTCGTTTGTTACCTGTTCTCCTCCTAATTACATTTCAGCCAAACACAATTATTCTGTTTCTCCATCACGTGTTACTTCCACCTCTTCACGCATCTTTACCCACATAAGgtgttctcttcctcctctcttgagCCTATCATTCAAGTTCACTTCATTCAGAACTTTATACTTTACCTTTCCCATCCAAATACGTAAATCCCCATGTTGTGTCCCCCAGCAATCTGAATTTACCCCCATCACAGCATCACATCACATATCGGAATGCTGCTTTCGCTGTACATTCTCCATCAGACTACAAGCTCCGTGAAATCGTAGGCCACATCTTGTTCATACATAAATCTTACAATTCTATAGAGGCTTGACACATAACAAATGCTCAATTTAAGAGGCAGAAACCATAGCAGAAAAGGCAGAAACCATAGCaccgaagctttcttcaatgcactgGGAATCTGAAATCTCTGTtaagtacatggcaaagcagcacactatccaagtgagctagttcgCTGACCcctctcaggttttttttttttttttttttaaggaccaaACATATGCTATAAAGTCACCTGGAAATATCCTGAGTAGCAGGGACAAATGGAGGCAGTCATTTTGGATGGAAGCGGCTTGCTATCCAATCCTCTAGGGTAAGAACCTCAACCACGACCCACTTCAACTATGAACTTACTTCACTTTCGCCTGCCCACTACCATGCTTGTGTCATCATGCAGGTGTAGCGAAGTCGCTCGGTTCCACCCTTCGGCTAAAGGACACTTATTTTGACGTTCCCGAGAGTATGGGCAACAGAAGGGACACAGGGTAGGCATCTAGCTTTTTTCACTCATAAGCTGTTTTCCTTCCCAGATGCCACTGTTTAGGTTTATCTGGACAACCGGGCGCTTCTTGTGCGTCATCAACCAGTGACGGGTGTAAAGGGAACCATTCGAAAGACTCGCGGAAGTCGTGACGTAATAATAGAGCGTCCTCTGAGAACTCGAGTGGGAGCAAATTGAGACCATGGCCTCTCGGCGCCTCCTGTTGGTTGGGGAGGGGAATTTCTCTTTCGCTGCCGCCCTGAGCAAAACTCTTGTTGCGAGTATTCGCCTCACAGCTACGTGCCTCCAGCAACCCGCCGACTTGGCCCGGGATTCCGTGGCCCAGGAGAACCTGCAGTTCCTGCGTGAGCGAGGTAGCGGGCGGTCCCCTCCGCGAAGCCCCGCCCAGCTGCTTGCGGGACCCTAAGTGGGAGGCGTGGCCCCACGGGCTTCTTTGAGcggtgggagttttttttttaatttattttttttgttggtttttaaaatattttttttatttccctgttgttacttttgttttcttattgttgtagttattattgttattgatgtcgttttggataggacagagagaaatggagagaggaggggaagacagagaaggggagagaaaggtagacacctgcagacctgtttcaccgcctgtgaagcgactcccctgcatgtgggaagccagggcctccaaccaggatccttctgccggcccttgcgctttgtgccacgtgcgcttaacccgctgcgctatctcccgactcctgggaattttttttttcttcatcccagggacatttataaaaaaaagtccACTAGTACTTAGCCCCGGGTGGCTTTGCACGGACAGAGTCTGGAGGGCTTCTCTCTAgttccaagtctttttttttttttttaagaaaggattaattaacaaaaccatagggtaggaggggtacaactccacacaattcccaccacccaatctccataacccatcccctcccatgatagctttcccattctctatccctctgggagcatggacccagggtcattgtgggttgcagaaggtagaaggtctggcttctgtaattgcttccccccgaacatgggcgttgactggtcggtccatactcccagtctgcctctatctttccctagtagggtgtgtctctgaggaagctgagctccaggacacgttggtggggtcttcaattcagggaagcctggccagcatcctggtggcatctggaacctggtgattgaaaagagagttaacatacgaagccaaacaaattgttgagcaatcatggacccaaatcttggaatagtggagaggaagtgttagggggatactcactgcaaactctagtgtacttctgctttcaggtatatattttgcagtagtttatggatacgtgtgaacataagctctctctcacagaaactggtgtatatctaggttatgggactttgttagaaagtgaaccacctgagatgatattagagtgtactataaaaggaaaggtctcacccaagtaatgaagctgaagggttgtcattccacacgtgaagtctctggacacagtctgaggtggcaatcgttgcgttggttaggttgtaatcggcggatgcaatattatttgatatggattgggagaggcatacgggaaagtgggccctatccaagggttccaggactgggggaagtaggggctctatagtggagatgtgaggttcctgctgtcttagggttcaaaaagacaatcgataatgttatcatcacattatttggtaattgggttaactttgaaaagtccttttgttatggtttgctgtacagtatccagtatcttgtatatagctgtgctattggatgcttctaatctacttggtctaggcttttga from Erinaceus europaeus chromosome 20, mEriEur2.1, whole genome shotgun sequence carries:
- the CFAP68 gene encoding cilia- and flagella-associated protein 68 isoform X1, whose translation is MELPNKIFCHSAKTSDKAHISGSVYSSALKRQSLACYLVNPHYGSLINADGHAEVWTDWNNMSKFFQYGWRCNTNENAYSDRTLVGNWNQERYDLKNIVQPNPLPSQFGHYFETTYDASYNSKLPVPTQRFKREPHWFPGHQPELDSPQYKCTGKSTYMSNYSKPQTEPQSLCVCNPNN
- the CFAP68 gene encoding cilia- and flagella-associated protein 68 isoform X2 — translated: MTASICPCYSGYFQRQSLACYLVNPHYGSLINADGHAEVWTDWNNMSKFFQYGWRCNTNENAYSDRTLVGNWNQERYDLKNIVQPNPLPSQFGHYFETTYDASYNSKLPVPTQRFKREPHWFPGHQPELDSPQYKCTGKSTYMSNYSKPQTEPQSLCVCNPNN
- the CFAP68 gene encoding cilia- and flagella-associated protein 68 isoform X3, producing MELPNKIFCHSAKTSDKAHISGSVYSSALKFFQYGWRCNTNENAYSDRTLVGNWNQERYDLKNIVQPNPLPSQFGHYFETTYDASYNSKLPVPTQRFKREPHWFPGHQPELDSPQYKCTGKSTYMSNYSKPQTEPQSLCVCNPNN